From a single Gracilimonas sp. genomic region:
- a CDS encoding DNA replication/repair protein RecF, producing MRNTHTELLNFRNHLETKVDWAPHLNVITGPNGSGKTSLIDAIHYLCMSRSFVSNTDIYVVNQDESYFMIKGHFEGQIRSEFDVSCSYSRGDGKKIFVNDSPLERLSDLIGMVPVVTLTPDDKKLTLEGPTERRSFIDAFISQISPAYLRDLIEYRRVRKQRNSLLQEYRGPVSVLEAYLEPWNVQLVEAGARIVAKRYEVLENLKAYLEKDYAMISGMDLTTNLEYQTFCSPSEDVEAIEKEYYEQLESAQPKEIEREITTIGPHRDEIVFYLDDFELRRYGSQGQHRLFALSLKLAQLHYYSDELDDLPILMLDDVFGDLDPRKTEILLDALQQHKGQIFITSANPVPFEDYVTFDGTNNRLYKVEAGEINEVIR from the coding sequence ATGCGAAACACTCACACTGAACTGCTTAATTTTCGGAATCACCTGGAAACCAAGGTGGATTGGGCGCCTCATCTCAATGTTATCACCGGCCCAAATGGATCAGGCAAAACCAGCCTGATTGACGCCATTCATTACCTGTGTATGTCGCGAAGTTTTGTTTCCAATACCGATATATATGTGGTTAATCAGGACGAAAGTTACTTTATGATTAAAGGCCACTTTGAAGGACAAATACGATCGGAATTTGATGTTTCCTGCTCCTATTCCCGCGGAGATGGGAAAAAGATTTTCGTGAATGACTCCCCGCTCGAGCGCCTGTCAGATTTAATTGGTATGGTCCCGGTTGTTACTCTGACTCCCGATGACAAAAAGTTGACGCTGGAAGGGCCTACAGAACGGCGTAGCTTTATTGATGCCTTCATTAGTCAAATTTCGCCTGCCTATCTTCGTGACCTGATTGAATACCGGCGGGTTCGGAAACAACGCAATTCGTTGCTGCAGGAATACCGCGGTCCGGTTTCGGTACTGGAGGCTTACCTGGAGCCATGGAATGTTCAGCTGGTGGAAGCAGGAGCCCGTATTGTTGCCAAACGCTATGAAGTGCTTGAAAATCTGAAGGCTTACCTGGAGAAAGACTATGCGATGATATCCGGTATGGACCTTACTACGAACCTTGAATATCAGACATTTTGTTCGCCGTCAGAAGATGTGGAAGCCATCGAGAAAGAATATTATGAGCAGTTGGAATCGGCTCAACCCAAAGAAATTGAACGGGAGATCACCACCATTGGCCCGCATCGCGATGAAATTGTTTTTTACCTGGATGATTTTGAGCTTCGCCGGTACGGGTCGCAGGGGCAGCACCGGCTTTTTGCACTTTCGCTGAAGCTGGCCCAGCTTCACTATTATTCTGATGAACTGGACGACTTGCCCATCCTGATGCTGGACGATGTATTCGGCGACCTCGATCCCCGTAAAACAGAAATTTTACTCGATGCCCTTCAACAACATAAAGGTCAAATATTCATAACTTCCGCCAATCCGGTTCCTTTCGAAGATTATGTTACCTTTGATGGAACAAACAACCGGTTGTATAAAGTAGAAGCCGGTGAAATAAACGAGGTGATTAGATAG